The Falco biarmicus isolate bFalBia1 unplaced genomic scaffold, bFalBia1.pri scaffold_30, whole genome shotgun sequence genome window below encodes:
- the LOC130143455 gene encoding olfactory receptor 14A16-like, producing MSNSSSITQFLLLALADTRELQLLHFWLSLGIYLAALMANVLIITAIVCDHHLQTPMYFFLLNLSLLDLGSISTTLPKAMANSLWDTRDISYSGCAAQLFLIVFFLSAECSLLTVMAYDRYVAICQPLHYGTLLGSRACVHMAAAAWASGFLNSLLQTANTFSLPLCQGNALGQFFCEIPQILKLSCSHTYLREVGLLVISSCLVCGCFIFIVLSYVQIFRAVLRIPSEQGRHKAFSTCLPHLAVISLFLSTAIFAHLKPTSISSPSLDLVVAVLYSVVPPAVNPLIYSMRNQELKDALKKLMQSGVSQKQQIIHVPSQGISPSFLETPVCLAFYL from the coding sequence atgtccaacagcagctccatcacccagttcctcctcctggcattggcagacacgcgggagctgcagctcttgcacttctggctctccctgggcatctacctggctgccctcatggccaacgTACTCATCATCACTGCCATAGTGTGCGACCACCACCTGCAaacccccatgtacttcttcctcctcaacctctccctcctcgacctaggctccatctccaccactctcccgaaagccatggccaactccctctgggacaccagggacatctcctactcaggatgtgctgcacagctcttcctgattgtctttttcctttcagcggagtgttctctcctcaccgtcatggcctatgaccgctacgtggccatctgccagcccctgcactacgggaccctgctgggcagcagagcttgtgtccacatggcagcagctgcctgggccagtgggtttctcAACTCCCTCCTACAGACagcaaatactttttcactgccgctctgccaaggcaatgccctgggacagttcttctgtgaaatcccacagatcctcaagctctcctgctcacacacctacctcagggaagtggggcttcTAGTGATTAGTTCCTGTTTAGTCTGtggatgtttcattttcattgtgctgtcctatgtgcagatcttcagggctgtgctgaggatcccctctgagcagggacggcacaaagccttttccacgtgcctccctcacctggccgtgatctccctctttctcagcactgccatATTTGCCCACCTGAAGCccacctccatctcctccccatccctggacctGGTGGTGGCAGTCCTGTACTcggtggtgcctccagcagtgaaccccctcatctacagcatgaggaaccaggagctgaaggacgcactgaagaagctgatgcagtcaggtGTATCTCAGAAGCAACAAATTATCCATGTCCCTTCACAAGGCATTTCCCCTTCATTTCTGGAAACTCCAGTGTGTTTAGCATTCTATTTGTGA